A single Curtobacterium sp. MCJR17_020 DNA region contains:
- a CDS encoding response regulator transcription factor, whose product MSDGPKILIVDDEPNIRDLLTTSLRFAGFAVRAVGNGAQAISAVLEEEPDLIILDVMLPDMNGFGVTKRLRSSGYTSPILFLTAKDDTEDKITGLTVGGDDYVTKPFSLDEIVARIKAILRRTMNDEEDAIIRAGELTMDQDTHEVTIGDAQIELSPTEFKLLRYLMLNPNRVLSKAQILDHVWEYDFNGDAGIVESYISYLRRKLDQYSAEPIIQTKRGFGYMLKASKAS is encoded by the coding sequence ATGAGCGATGGCCCCAAGATCCTGATCGTCGACGACGAGCCGAACATCCGCGACCTCCTGACGACCTCGTTGCGCTTCGCCGGGTTCGCCGTCCGTGCCGTCGGCAACGGCGCACAGGCGATCTCGGCCGTGCTCGAGGAAGAACCCGACCTGATTATCCTCGACGTGATGCTCCCCGACATGAACGGTTTCGGCGTCACCAAGCGCCTGCGGTCGTCGGGGTACACCTCGCCGATCCTGTTCCTCACCGCGAAGGACGACACCGAGGACAAGATCACCGGCCTCACCGTCGGCGGCGACGACTACGTCACCAAGCCGTTCTCGCTCGACGAGATCGTCGCCCGCATCAAGGCCATCCTCCGTCGCACCATGAACGACGAGGAAGACGCGATCATCCGCGCCGGCGAGCTCACCATGGACCAGGACACGCACGAGGTCACCATCGGCGACGCGCAGATCGAGCTCTCCCCCACCGAGTTCAAGCTGCTCCGCTACCTGATGCTCAACCCGAACCGCGTGCTGTCGAAGGCGCAGATCCTCGACCACGTGTGGGAGTACGACTTCAACGGCGACGCCGGCATCGTCGAGAGCTACATCTCGTACCTGCGTCGCAAGCTCGACCAGTACTCGGCCGAGCCGATCATCCAGACCAAGCGCGGCTTCGGGTACATGCTCAAGGCGTCCAAGGCGTCGTAG
- a CDS encoding LytR C-terminal domain-containing protein yields the protein MSTRFPRDRFDDVADGPRVGAHRGAQRRGRGWIAFAWAALATGVLVGIGVLVLALLNGSYSFSGSDSPSASTSSSATSKPSASATSKPSASSSAGSGADSGAAAATPAQQGTTTVVVLNGTTTTGLAARASATLTGAGWQVASTGDAGTTGSTSTVVYYQQAAQAAVAQGIAKQLGVTAVQQSAAFPNADVSVVLGADYTG from the coding sequence ATGAGCACCAGATTCCCCCGTGACCGTTTCGACGACGTCGCCGACGGCCCCCGGGTCGGCGCACACCGCGGTGCCCAGCGCCGCGGCCGTGGCTGGATCGCGTTCGCCTGGGCGGCACTCGCCACCGGTGTGCTCGTCGGCATCGGCGTGCTCGTCCTCGCGCTCCTGAACGGCAGCTACTCGTTCAGCGGTTCGGACTCGCCCTCGGCGTCGACGAGTTCGTCGGCCACGTCGAAGCCGTCCGCGTCCGCCACCTCGAAGCCCTCGGCGTCGTCGTCGGCCGGGTCGGGTGCCGACTCTGGAGCCGCTGCCGCGACGCCGGCACAGCAGGGCACGACCACCGTCGTCGTCCTGAACGGCACGACGACCACCGGTCTCGCCGCCCGCGCCAGCGCGACGCTCACCGGTGCCGGCTGGCAGGTCGCCTCGACCGGGGACGCTGGCACGACCGGGTCGACCTCGACGGTCGTGTACTACCAGCAGGCCGCACAGGCGGCGGTCGCGCAGGGCATCGCGAAGCAGCTCGGGGTCACCGCCGTGCAGCAGTCGGCAGCGTTCCCGAACGCCGACGTGAGCGTCGTGCTCGGGGCCGACTACACCGGCTGA
- the groL gene encoding chaperonin GroEL (60 kDa chaperone family; promotes refolding of misfolded polypeptides especially under stressful conditions; forms two stacked rings of heptamers to form a barrel-shaped 14mer; ends can be capped by GroES; misfolded proteins enter the barrel where they are refolded when GroES binds) yields the protein MAKIIAFDEEARRGLERGLNQLADAVKVTLGPRGRNVVLEKKWGAPTITNDGVSIAKEIELDDPYEKIGAELVKEVAKKTDDVAGDGTTTATVLAQALVREGLRNVAAGADPVSLKRGIEKAVSAVSDQLLANAKDIETKDQIAATASISAADPTIGALIAEAIDKVGKEGVVTVEESNTFGTELELTEGMRFDKGYLSQYFVTDPERQEAVFEDAYILIVNSKISNIKDLLPVVDKVIQAGKQLLIIAEDVDGEALATLVVNKIRGIFKSVAVKAPGFGDRRKAMLQDIAILTGGQVISEEVGLKLENATLDLLGRARKVVITKDETTIVEGAGDAEQIAGRVRQIRAEIDATDSDYDREKLQERLAKLAGGVAVIKAGAATEVELKERKHRIEDAVRNAKAAVEEGIVAGGGVALIQAGKVALDALTLEGDEATGANIVRVAIDAPLKQIALNAGLEPGVVAAKVRELEAGWGLNAATGEYVDLIAAGIIDPAKVTRSALQNAASIAGLFLTTEVVVADKPERAAAAPAGDPTGGMDF from the coding sequence ATGGCTAAGATCATTGCTTTCGACGAGGAGGCCCGCCGTGGCCTCGAGCGCGGCCTGAACCAGCTGGCCGACGCCGTGAAGGTGACGCTCGGCCCGCGCGGCCGCAACGTCGTCCTCGAGAAGAAGTGGGGCGCCCCCACGATCACGAACGACGGTGTCTCCATCGCCAAGGAGATCGAGCTCGACGACCCGTACGAGAAGATCGGTGCGGAGCTCGTCAAGGAGGTCGCCAAGAAGACCGACGACGTCGCCGGTGACGGTACGACCACCGCGACCGTCCTCGCCCAGGCACTCGTCCGCGAGGGCCTCCGCAACGTCGCCGCCGGCGCCGACCCCGTGTCGCTCAAGCGCGGCATCGAGAAGGCCGTCTCCGCCGTCTCCGACCAGCTCCTCGCCAACGCGAAGGACATCGAGACCAAGGACCAGATCGCCGCGACCGCGTCGATCTCGGCTGCAGACCCGACCATCGGCGCGCTCATCGCCGAGGCCATCGACAAGGTCGGCAAGGAAGGTGTCGTCACCGTCGAGGAGTCGAACACCTTCGGCACCGAGCTCGAGCTGACCGAGGGCATGCGCTTCGACAAGGGCTACCTGTCGCAGTACTTCGTCACCGACCCCGAGCGTCAGGAAGCCGTCTTCGAGGACGCCTACATCCTGATCGTCAACTCGAAGATCTCGAACATCAAGGACCTCCTGCCGGTCGTCGACAAGGTGATCCAGGCGGGCAAGCAGCTCTTGATCATCGCCGAGGACGTCGACGGCGAGGCCCTGGCCACGCTCGTCGTGAACAAGATCCGCGGCATCTTCAAGTCCGTCGCCGTCAAGGCCCCGGGCTTCGGTGACCGCCGCAAGGCCATGCTGCAGGACATCGCGATCCTGACCGGTGGCCAGGTCATCTCCGAAGAGGTCGGCCTCAAGCTCGAGAACGCGACGCTCGACCTGCTCGGTCGTGCCCGCAAGGTCGTCATCACCAAGGACGAGACCACGATCGTCGAGGGTGCTGGCGACGCCGAGCAGATCGCCGGCCGTGTCCGTCAGATCCGCGCCGAGATCGACGCGACCGACTCCGACTACGACCGCGAGAAGCTCCAGGAGCGCCTGGCGAAGCTCGCCGGTGGCGTCGCCGTCATCAAGGCGGGTGCCGCGACCGAGGTCGAGCTCAAGGAGCGCAAGCACCGCATCGAGGACGCCGTCCGCAACGCGAAGGCTGCCGTCGAAGAGGGCATCGTCGCCGGTGGTGGCGTCGCCCTCATCCAGGCCGGCAAGGTCGCGCTCGACGCACTCACCCTCGAGGGTGACGAGGCGACCGGTGCGAACATCGTCCGCGTCGCGATCGACGCACCGCTCAAGCAGATCGCGCTGAACGCCGGTCTCGAGCCGGGTGTCGTGGCCGCCAAGGTCCGCGAGCTCGAAGCAGGTTGGGGCCTCAACGCCGCGACCGGCGAGTACGTCGACCTCATCGCCGCGGGCATCATCGACCCGGCCAAGGTCACGCGTTCGGCGCTCCAGAACGCTGCGTCGATCGCTGGTCTGTTCCTGACGACCGAGGTCGTCGTCGCCGACAAGCCCGAGCGTGCCGCGGCCGCTCCGGCCGGCGACCCGACGGGTGGCATGGACTTCTAG
- a CDS encoding cold-shock protein, producing MANGTVKWFNAEKGFGFITVDGGGQDVFVHYSAIDMSGYKVLEEGQAVVFDVGTGSKGPQAEAVRPA from the coding sequence ATGGCCAACGGAACCGTGAAGTGGTTCAACGCTGAAAAGGGCTTCGGCTTCATCACCGTCGATGGAGGAGGTCAGGACGTGTTCGTGCACTACTCGGCCATCGACATGTCGGGTTACAAGGTCCTCGAGGAGGGCCAGGCAGTGGTGTTCGACGTCGGCACCGGGTCGAAGGGCCCGCAGGCGGAGGCGGTCCGACCGGCCTGA
- a CDS encoding DUF3263 domain-containing protein: MTSPTDEHRADELSADQLSELAQRVLSFEHDRARHDRTKEAEIRVEFEMSAARYYQVLNRVIDSPAALAYDPQLVTRLQRLRHARTSARATRSFVAPGAAPEGREEER; this comes from the coding sequence GTGACCAGCCCCACCGACGAGCACCGCGCTGACGAGCTCAGCGCTGACCAGCTCAGCGAGCTCGCGCAGCGTGTGCTGTCGTTCGAGCACGACCGGGCACGGCACGACCGCACGAAGGAAGCGGAGATCCGGGTCGAGTTCGAGATGTCGGCGGCGCGCTACTACCAGGTGCTGAACCGCGTGATCGACTCGCCCGCGGCACTCGCGTACGACCCGCAGCTCGTCACCAGGCTGCAGCGGCTCCGGCACGCGCGCACCAGCGCCCGGGCGACGCGCAGCTTCGTCGCGCCCGGTGCCGCTCCCGAAGGACGTGAAGAGGAACGATGA
- a CDS encoding HAMP domain-containing sensor histidine kinase gives MHTRMSRWWDGISLRTKITGITVLLVALGLLVAGLGTMTVLSTYLMAQLDNNVKGTTEQLEGQNISDGEQYCKLSVVLSQSAYVAAYDADGDQICQTKASSRPDIRELDFSAAAQNGARFSLYDSQHNHEWRAQVIPASLQNQTSGSTETGFVLVAVSSADTDQTIARFTVIFLGFGISVILLGAMLTRLLVTATFDPLRDVEDTAARFAAGDFNQRLEADTPNTEVGRLNRSLNVMLERIDTAFEDRQRTIDQMRRFVGDASHELRTPLVSLRGYAELYRMGALRKEEDVAQAMERIEKEAKRMGLLVQDLLQLARIDESKPLELGPVDLVAIARDSALDTMASNPDREIQVLVEDAMTGESVPQAVRPPASSSSLSSGSSDSSGSLSDTGEVPPASPTSANTTGPIAFSRQTIARLRARRTRAMDIEAGAAPTDETTPLPTVVMPKRPPIVLAEENKIRQIVTNLMGNAMRFTEHDDPIEIGVGVDDDRGMAHIDVIDHGEGIPAQLRDKIFQRFWRADTSRARDTGGSGLGLAIVSGIVAAHHGSVEVFDTEGGGATFRVWLPLLPRDYAA, from the coding sequence ATGCACACGCGAATGAGCCGCTGGTGGGACGGGATCTCCCTGCGCACCAAGATCACCGGGATCACGGTGCTCCTGGTCGCGCTCGGGCTGCTCGTCGCCGGGCTCGGCACGATGACCGTCCTGTCGACCTACCTGATGGCGCAACTCGACAACAACGTCAAGGGCACCACGGAGCAGCTCGAGGGCCAGAACATCAGCGACGGCGAGCAGTACTGCAAGCTGTCGGTCGTGCTGTCGCAGAGCGCCTACGTCGCCGCGTACGACGCCGACGGCGACCAGATCTGCCAGACGAAGGCGTCGAGCCGTCCGGACATCCGCGAACTCGACTTCTCAGCAGCGGCGCAGAACGGTGCGCGCTTCTCGCTCTACGACAGCCAGCACAACCACGAGTGGCGTGCCCAGGTCATCCCGGCGTCACTGCAGAACCAGACGAGCGGCTCCACCGAGACGGGCTTCGTGCTCGTCGCGGTGTCCAGCGCCGACACCGACCAGACCATCGCCCGGTTCACCGTCATCTTCCTGGGCTTCGGCATCTCGGTGATCCTGCTCGGCGCCATGCTCACGCGGCTGCTCGTCACCGCCACGTTCGACCCGTTGCGCGACGTCGAGGACACCGCGGCGCGGTTCGCCGCCGGTGACTTCAACCAGCGCCTCGAAGCCGACACCCCGAACACCGAGGTCGGTCGACTGAACCGCTCCCTCAACGTCATGCTCGAGCGCATCGACACCGCGTTCGAGGACCGCCAGCGCACCATCGACCAGATGCGGCGGTTCGTCGGCGACGCTTCGCACGAACTCCGCACCCCGCTGGTGTCCCTGCGCGGGTACGCCGAGCTCTACCGGATGGGCGCCCTGCGCAAGGAAGAAGACGTCGCCCAGGCGATGGAGCGCATCGAGAAAGAGGCGAAGCGGATGGGCCTGCTCGTGCAGGACCTGCTCCAGCTCGCCCGCATCGACGAGTCCAAGCCGCTCGAGCTCGGCCCGGTCGACCTCGTCGCGATCGCCCGTGACTCGGCGCTCGACACCATGGCGTCCAACCCCGACCGCGAGATCCAGGTCCTGGTCGAGGACGCCATGACGGGCGAGAGCGTGCCCCAGGCCGTGCGGCCGCCCGCGTCGTCATCGTCGCTGTCGTCGGGGTCGTCGGACTCGTCGGGCTCCTTGTCCGACACGGGCGAGGTCCCCCCGGCATCGCCCACGTCGGCGAACACCACGGGCCCCATCGCGTTCTCGCGGCAGACGATCGCGCGCCTCCGTGCTCGGCGGACCCGAGCGATGGACATCGAGGCCGGTGCCGCTCCCACCGACGAGACGACGCCACTGCCCACGGTCGTCATGCCCAAGCGTCCCCCGATCGTGCTGGCGGAGGAGAACAAGATCCGCCAGATCGTCACGAACCTGATGGGCAACGCCATGCGGTTCACCGAGCACGACGACCCGATCGAGATCGGTGTCGGGGTGGACGACGACCGCGGCATGGCCCACATCGACGTCATCGACCACGGTGAGGGGATCCCGGCGCAGCTGCGCGACAAGATCTTCCAGCGGTTCTGGCGTGCCGACACCTCGCGTGCGCGGGACACCGGCGGTTCGGGCCTCGGGCTCGCCATCGTGTCGGGCATCGTCGCGGCACACCACGGCTCGGTCGAGGTCTTCGACACCGAGGGCGGCGGCGCGACCTTCCGCGTCTGGCTCCCCTTGCTGCCGCGCGACTACGCCGCCTGA